Sequence from the Desulfobacterales bacterium genome:
ACTTACAAAAATTATCATCGCATGTTCCATGCTATTTGCATTGACTGGCCTTTGTGAGGCGCAGACGGATCATTTGATTCAAGGGCGCACCATGGGGACGACCTATCATATCAAAGTTGTAGCCCATGATGCTGCATTTGTAACTGGCCTCAAAGAAAAAATTGACCGGCGTCTGTCGGAACTCAACCAGGTTTTTTCCACTTACATCAAAGACAGCGAAATCAGCCGTTTCAACGCCTTCAACCGCGTCGGTGAAAAATTTCAGATATCCAATGATTTTATGCAGGTGATGCGCATGGCCAGCGACATTCACCGGCTTTCCAATGGCGCCTGGGATGGGACCGTTAATCCGCTGGTTGATTTATGGAGCTTTGGGCCCACGCGCCGCAAACCTCAGATGCCTTCGGCAGACGCTATCAAATACCTGCTTTCGAAAGTTGGGTTCGACCAAATTCAAATCATCGAGCCGGATTCTTTAGTGAAGCATCTATCAACGGTGACGCTGGACTTAAACGCGATTGCCAAAGGTTATGCCGTGGATCAGATTTCCAAA
This genomic interval carries:
- a CDS encoding FAD:protein FMN transferase; protein product: MKRLTKIIIACSMLFALTGLCEAQTDHLIQGRTMGTTYHIKVVAHDAAFVTGLKEKIDRRLSELNQVFSTYIKDSEISRFNAFNRVGEKFQISNDFMQVMRMASDIHRLSNGAWDGTVNPLVDLWSFGPTRRKPQMPSADAIKYLLSKVGFDQIQIIEPDSLVKHLSTVTLDLNAIAKGYAVDQISKLVAASGFNNYLVEIGGEIYAAGLRPDGQRWRVGINRPTKEAAFNAVYRVVSVYNQAFATSGDYRNFFEIDGVRYSHVIDPRTGYPVSNGVVSVSIIADNCTLADGLATAIMVMGPTDGMDLVERLANAEAFIVVATRDGQLTNYASQGFKTDARP